Proteins encoded by one window of Puntigrus tetrazona isolate hp1 chromosome 25, ASM1883169v1, whole genome shotgun sequence:
- the slc5a12 gene encoding sodium-coupled monocarboxylate transporter 2 isoform X1: MEDQSHTVGTFQVGDYLVFALLFVVSSGIGVFFAIKERKKTSSKEFLVGGRQMSCGPVALSLTASFMSAITVIGAPSDVYRYGALYIIFGVAYTFVVFLTAELFLPVFYRSGITSTYEYLELRFCRLVRVAATLMYIVQTILYTGVVVYAPALALNQVTGFDLWGSIFATGIVCTFYCTLGGLKAVVWTDAFQMVVMVVGFLTVLIQGASRAGGIESVWSTARSGGRIDFVDFDINPLRRHTFWTLSVGGTFTWLGIYGVNQSTIQRCISCKTEGHARWALYLNLLGLWIILFCAVVSGLIMYSFYSLCDPWSAGLVSAPDQLMPYFVMEILSEYPGLPGLFVACAFSGTLSTVAASINALATVTYEDFVSQRFRDLSNRSANWISKALCVVFGLACTTMAVAASYMGGIVQVCDSHAGRDDPFLLNFLSLRVFPPLVPQAALSIHGMCGGPMLGLFSLGILFPVTNLKGAVGGLMVGIALSFWAGVGAFFYPAHSNNTRPLELNTSGCNFTLAANGSNQTSVTSDRYWLADSWYSMSYLYYSAVGFIGTVAAGLLITLLTGPMDPKNVKPGLTRSVKDVICFCSEKFRETDLSDGNEDMGDFGMAWEKHTDVEGVIKMEEKVKNDSDNLRESGYSNAAFDHNETNRVQAKL; encoded by the exons ATGGAGGACCAAAGTCACACCGTGGGGACCTTCCAAGTCGGGGACTATTTGGTGTTCGCTTTGCTGTTCGTGGTCTCGTCTGGGATCGGGGTCTTCTTCGCCATCAAAGAGAGGAAGAAGACCTCGTCTAAAGAGTTTCTGGTCGGGGGCCGTCAGATGTCCTGCGGGCCGGTGGCCCTTTCTCTCACCGCCAGCTTCATGTCCGCGATCACGGTGATCGGGGCCCCGTCAGATGTGTACAGATACGGGGCCTTGTATATAATCTTTGGGGTCGCCTACACGTTCGTGGTGTTTTTAACGGCTGAGCTCTTCCTGCCTGTCTTCTACAGATCAGGGATCACCAGCACATACGAG TATTTGGAGTTGCGCTTTTGCAGGCTTGTTCGAGTTGCAGCCACACTCATGTATATCGTTCAGACG ATTCTGTACACTGGTGTGGTAGTTTATGCTCCTGCTTTAGCTCTCAATCAAG TGACTGGATTTGATCTTTGGGGATCCATTTTTGCCACTGGCATTGTCTGcactttttactgtacattg ggtgGGCTGAAGGCTGTGGTCTGgacagatgctttccagatggtggtgatggtggtggGGTTTCTCACGGTGCTGATCCAGGGTGCGAGCCGAGCGGGAGGGATCGAGTCTGTCTGGAGCACAGCTCGCTCTGGAGGCAGAATCGACTTCGTTGA CTTTGACATTAATCCACTGAGACGACACACGTTCTGGACGCTCTCTGTAGGAGGGACTTTCACCTGGTTGGGCATCTACGGAGTAAACCAGTCAACCATCCAGAGATGCATCTCTTGCAAAACCGAAGGTCATGCACGCTG GGCTCTGTATCTGAATCTGCTGGGCCTGTGGATCATTCTGTTCTGTGCTGTGGTATCTGGTCTGATCATGTACAGTTTCTATTCTCTCTGTGACCCCTGGTCGGCTGGACTGGTCTCTGCTCCAGACCAG CTCATGCCATATTTTGTGATGGAAATCCTCAGTGAGTATCCAGGACTGCCAGGCTTGTTTGTCGCGTGCGCTTTCAGTGGAACGCTGAG caCAGTAGCTGCCAGCATCAACGCTTTGGCCACGGTGACGTATGAGGACTTTGTGAGCCAGCGTTTCAGAGATCTGTCCAACCGATCGGCCAACTGGATCAGCAAAGCCCTGT GTGTGGTGTTTGGTTTGGCCTGCACTACCATGGCCGTGGCTGCATCATATATGGGAGGAATCGTGCAGGTATGTGATTCTCATGCGGGCAGAGACGATCCGTTCCTGCTTAATTTCCTGTCACTGAGAGTTTTTCCTCCTCTTGTGCCTCAGGCAGCCCTTAGTATCCACGGCATGTGCGGAGGCCCAATGCTGGGCCTGTTTTCTTTGGGAatcctgtttcctgtcactAATCTGAAG GGGGCAGTCGGGGGCCTGATGGTGGGCATCGCTCTCTCGTTCTGGGCTGGTGTGGGGGCTTTCTTTTATCCAGCGCACAGCAATAACACACGTCCGCTTGAACTCAACACTTCAGGCTGTAACTTCACCCTCGCAGCTAACGGATCCAACCAGACATCAGTCACCTCCGACAG GTATTGGCTGGCTGATTCATGGTACTCCATGTCCTATCTGTACTATAGCGCAGTGGGCTTTATTGGCACTGTAGCAGCAGGTCTCCTCATCACACTGCTGACGG GGCCGATGGATCCCAAAAATGTAAAGCCAGGACTGACTCGATCGGTGAAGGACGTCATCTGTTTCTGCTCTGAGAAATTCAGGGAAACAGACTTGAGCGATGGCAATGAG GATATGGGAGACTTTGGCATGGCGTGGGAGAAACATACAGATGTGGAAGGTGTTATAAAAATGGAGGAGAAGGTCAAGAATGATAGTGATAACCTGCGGGAAAGTGGTTACTCTAATGCTGCTTTTGACCATAATGAAACCAATCGAGTTCAAGCAAAGCTTTAA
- the fibina gene encoding fin bud initiation factor encodes MWTSSPSGRSDLPSGQKRSIMSPFALGLFLLPLCGAVYEGPLLPEMSNGTFHHFFVPDGDYEETEDPEKCQMLFKWIDRRPCPLEEDRDSLVREDFIVVKQQIEDSARVLESLGKSVSYDLDGEDSYGKYLKREIVQIDEAFTNVEKSLLELETKFKQSQDTEQREESEFTSNFINPMLNARDTLQETLDISSGLKDKHELISLIIRSHGSRLSRLKNDYLNV; translated from the coding sequence ATGTGGACATCGTCCCCGTCAGGTCGGTCAGACCTTCCGAGCGGACAGAAGCGATCTATCATGTCCCCTTTCGCCCTCGGTCTGTTTTTATTGCCGCTCTGCGGCGCGGTCTACGAAGGACCTTTGCTCCCCGAAATGTCCAACGGGACTTTTCACCACTTCTTCGTCCCCGACGGCGATTACGAGGAGACCGAAGACCCGGAGAAATGCCAGATGCTGTTTAAATGGATCGACCGCAGACCGTGTCCGCTGGAGGAAGACCGGGACTCGCTCGTCCGCGAGGACTTCATCGTCGTCAAACAGCAGATAGAAGACTCCGCGCGCGTTCTGGAGAGCCTCGGAAAGAGCGTCTCCTACGACCTGGACGGCGAGGACAGCTACGGCAAGTACCTGAAGAGGGAGATCGTGCAGATCGACGAGGCTTTTACGAACGTAGAGAAATCTCTCCTGGAGCTGGAGACCAAGTTCAAGCAAAGCCAGGATACCGAGCAAAGAGAGGAGAGCGAGTTCACCAGTAACTTCATCAACCCCATGCTTAACGCGAGGGACACCCTGCAGGAAACCCTGGACATCTCTTCGGGACTCAAGGATAAGCACGAGCTCATCTCTCTGATCATCCGGAGTCACGGATCCAGGTTAAGCCGGCTTAAAAACGACTACCTGAACGTTTAG
- the slc5a12 gene encoding sodium-coupled monocarboxylate transporter 2 isoform X2 produces MEDQSHTVGTFQVGDYLVFALLFVVSSGIGVFFAIKERKKTSSKEFLVGGRQMSCGPVALSLTASFMSAITVIGAPSDVYRYGALYIIFGVAYTFVVFLTAELFLPVFYRSGITSTYEYLELRFCRLVRVAATLMYIVQTILYTGVVVYAPALALNQVTGFDLWGSIFATGIVCTFYCTLGGLKAVVWTDAFQMVVMVVGFLTVLIQGASRAGGIESVWSTARSGGRIDFVDFDINPLRRHTFWTLSVGGTFTWLGIYGVNQSTIQRCISCKTEGHARWALYLNLLGLWIILFCAVVSGLIMYSFYSLCDPWSAGLVSAPDQLMPYFVMEILSEYPGLPGLFVACAFSGTLSTVAASINALATVTYEDFVSQRFRDLSNRSANWISKALCVVFGLACTTMAVAASYMGGIVQAALSIHGMCGGPMLGLFSLGILFPVTNLKGAVGGLMVGIALSFWAGVGAFFYPAHSNNTRPLELNTSGCNFTLAANGSNQTSVTSDRYWLADSWYSMSYLYYSAVGFIGTVAAGLLITLLTGPMDPKNVKPGLTRSVKDVICFCSEKFRETDLSDGNEDMGDFGMAWEKHTDVEGVIKMEEKVKNDSDNLRESGYSNAAFDHNETNRVQAKL; encoded by the exons ATGGAGGACCAAAGTCACACCGTGGGGACCTTCCAAGTCGGGGACTATTTGGTGTTCGCTTTGCTGTTCGTGGTCTCGTCTGGGATCGGGGTCTTCTTCGCCATCAAAGAGAGGAAGAAGACCTCGTCTAAAGAGTTTCTGGTCGGGGGCCGTCAGATGTCCTGCGGGCCGGTGGCCCTTTCTCTCACCGCCAGCTTCATGTCCGCGATCACGGTGATCGGGGCCCCGTCAGATGTGTACAGATACGGGGCCTTGTATATAATCTTTGGGGTCGCCTACACGTTCGTGGTGTTTTTAACGGCTGAGCTCTTCCTGCCTGTCTTCTACAGATCAGGGATCACCAGCACATACGAG TATTTGGAGTTGCGCTTTTGCAGGCTTGTTCGAGTTGCAGCCACACTCATGTATATCGTTCAGACG ATTCTGTACACTGGTGTGGTAGTTTATGCTCCTGCTTTAGCTCTCAATCAAG TGACTGGATTTGATCTTTGGGGATCCATTTTTGCCACTGGCATTGTCTGcactttttactgtacattg ggtgGGCTGAAGGCTGTGGTCTGgacagatgctttccagatggtggtgatggtggtggGGTTTCTCACGGTGCTGATCCAGGGTGCGAGCCGAGCGGGAGGGATCGAGTCTGTCTGGAGCACAGCTCGCTCTGGAGGCAGAATCGACTTCGTTGA CTTTGACATTAATCCACTGAGACGACACACGTTCTGGACGCTCTCTGTAGGAGGGACTTTCACCTGGTTGGGCATCTACGGAGTAAACCAGTCAACCATCCAGAGATGCATCTCTTGCAAAACCGAAGGTCATGCACGCTG GGCTCTGTATCTGAATCTGCTGGGCCTGTGGATCATTCTGTTCTGTGCTGTGGTATCTGGTCTGATCATGTACAGTTTCTATTCTCTCTGTGACCCCTGGTCGGCTGGACTGGTCTCTGCTCCAGACCAG CTCATGCCATATTTTGTGATGGAAATCCTCAGTGAGTATCCAGGACTGCCAGGCTTGTTTGTCGCGTGCGCTTTCAGTGGAACGCTGAG caCAGTAGCTGCCAGCATCAACGCTTTGGCCACGGTGACGTATGAGGACTTTGTGAGCCAGCGTTTCAGAGATCTGTCCAACCGATCGGCCAACTGGATCAGCAAAGCCCTGT GTGTGGTGTTTGGTTTGGCCTGCACTACCATGGCCGTGGCTGCATCATATATGGGAGGAATCGTGCAG GCAGCCCTTAGTATCCACGGCATGTGCGGAGGCCCAATGCTGGGCCTGTTTTCTTTGGGAatcctgtttcctgtcactAATCTGAAG GGGGCAGTCGGGGGCCTGATGGTGGGCATCGCTCTCTCGTTCTGGGCTGGTGTGGGGGCTTTCTTTTATCCAGCGCACAGCAATAACACACGTCCGCTTGAACTCAACACTTCAGGCTGTAACTTCACCCTCGCAGCTAACGGATCCAACCAGACATCAGTCACCTCCGACAG GTATTGGCTGGCTGATTCATGGTACTCCATGTCCTATCTGTACTATAGCGCAGTGGGCTTTATTGGCACTGTAGCAGCAGGTCTCCTCATCACACTGCTGACGG GGCCGATGGATCCCAAAAATGTAAAGCCAGGACTGACTCGATCGGTGAAGGACGTCATCTGTTTCTGCTCTGAGAAATTCAGGGAAACAGACTTGAGCGATGGCAATGAG GATATGGGAGACTTTGGCATGGCGTGGGAGAAACATACAGATGTGGAAGGTGTTATAAAAATGGAGGAGAAGGTCAAGAATGATAGTGATAACCTGCGGGAAAGTGGTTACTCTAATGCTGCTTTTGACCATAATGAAACCAATCGAGTTCAAGCAAAGCTTTAA
- the tmem276a gene encoding transmembrane protein 178B, with translation MRILTASGLFLAFCSIGLLTMAIGTDYWYETDARKHRDRCKKYASKRNDPGYIYISNQNLPLRTRPEASPPRGSPHPEPVMESRCSRRYNSTTTGLWRKCHRGGFDLENEDLIFKGLLQRCTPVKYYYSSANIPRNLPVNITKTIRQDEWHALHLQRMTAGFIGMAVAIILFGWVVGVLGCWRHNELMQYVAGLLFLMGGTCCIISLCTCVAGINFELSRYPRYLYSLPEDISHGYGWSMFSAWGGLGLTLLAGFLCTLAPSLHSPQVAHKPRQENGMV, from the exons ATGAGGATATTAACGGCGTCGGGGCTCTTCCTGGCCTTCTGCTCCATCGGGCTCTTGACCATGGCCATCGGCACGGACTACTGGTACGAAACAGACGCGCGGAAACACCGGGACCGGTGCAAAAAATACGCCAGCAAGAGAAACGACCCGGGATACATATACATCTCCAACCAGAACCTCCCGCTCCGGACGCGACCCGAAGCGAGTCCTCCGCGGGGATCCCCGCACCCCGAGCCCGTCATGGAATCGCGCTGCAGCCGCCGCTACAACTCCACCACGACCGGACTCTGGAGGAAATGCCACCGAGGGGGCTTCGATCTGGAGAACGAGGACCTGATTTTTaaag GTTTGCTTCAGCGCTGCACGCCGGTGAAGTATTACTATTCCTCGGCGAATATCCCACGGAATCTGCCGGTGAACATCACCAAGACTATAAGACAAGACGAATGGCATGCTCTcc ATCTGCAGCGGATGACGGCGGGCTTCATCGGTATGGCCGTGGCCATCATTCTGTTCGGCTGGGTCGTCGGTGTGCTGGGATGCTGGAGGCACAACGAGCTGATGCAGTATGTAGCTGGACTGCTCTTCCTGATGGGAG GCACTTGCTGCATCATTTCCTTGTGCACGTGCGTGGCCGGCATTAACTTCGAGCTCTCGCGATACCCGCGGTACCTGTACAGCCTGCCCGAGGACATCAGTCACGGATACGGCTGGTCCATGTTCAGCGCGTGGGGCGGGCTGGGGCTGACGCTGCTGGCTGGCTTTCTGTGCACCCTGGCGCCCTCCCTGCACAGTCCCCAGGTCGCGCACAAACCACGGCAGGAGAACGGCATGGTGTGA